The proteins below are encoded in one region of Podarcis raffonei isolate rPodRaf1 chromosome 6, rPodRaf1.pri, whole genome shotgun sequence:
- the SWT1 gene encoding transcriptional protein SWT1 isoform X2 has protein sequence MYKKRKKKSSKKEDISDTKHSYSKTSSEKRSHQSSSSSSHRSEKSHKKAEIRSHHAKEQPTSKGSDDSAGNTKRKKSLDLKDTTKVIQKEASKDTHLVCGTIRPIEEREKVTMHFKNKAERGGKTSSLDSAAAFPRKEGSNKEMCSDPDVKRGKRELQDLRILSSRKKKKKVEAECAKLKETVKRVLEFKETSQNTSKKSHPTFSSFSLSGTKLPSWQSSVRTPEGAKHASLELPRKTDKGMKRAPLRHLSELYHEREYKQKEQFYHESHKDIGSVRTQGDRFEPAAFQMTQSSEASCHSSSCEATESTDTDQEMQIVEELHAARIDKTMALPVVQTCGELTNMEIDLPDDESNMSARTLSGLNSLIVIDTNIMISHLEFIKSLKNTDIPGVGRFVLVIPWVVLQELDNLKRGKILAKVGQKAIPAVHFIYTCLKNQDPRLWGQSMQLASQQTRGSCVENNDDRVLQCCLQYQNLFPQAEIVLMTDDKNLCSKALVSEVKALSKADFVTALQKLTRDTIMLTQDASSGQSQSERDTITQKAGDEFADPVPMIVDDIKESLQEVLSCILETEMKIAFGDLWEEVVYHHPPWTLAKVLECYKKHWMAVFGMVISRNFLSTIEYLHEHLCKASVVKPSTVNEVLQESKMLLEEFSSRSEYDGILPKALAQVNKLLKTLDKPGAGPNTPDTLKSTSGTTACEQMEDVALVQHTQDVDTSLSPKPLAQGNRHVEIWSVLESVWNTINLFRTLPEAGPQYGYPHSEYELVQRRFRRSAEVNDGSERNPGRNSAGFSAKQ, from the exons ATGTACAAAAAACGCAAAAAGAAATCCAGCAAAAAGGAGGATATTTCAGATACCAAG CATTCTTATTCCAAGACTTCCAGTGAAAAGCGATCGCACCAATCATCTAGCTCATCTTCACATAGAAGTGAAAAG AGTCACAAAAAGGCAGAAATTAGGAGTCATCATGCAAAAGAGCAGCCAACGAGTAAAGG GTCAGATGATAGTGCTGGAAAcacgaaaagaaaaaagagtctgGATCTCAAAGATACTACTAAGGTTATCCAAAAAGAGGCTTCCAAAGATACCCATCTTGTCTGTGGTACGATAAGGCCTATTGAAGAGCGTGAAAAGGTcaccatgcattttaaaaataaagctgaaCGTGGAGGAAAGACAAGCAGTCTGGATTCTGCAGCAGCCTTCCCTCGGAAGGAGGGCTCCAACAAAGAGATGTGCAGTGATCCTGATGTGAAAAGAGGGAAAAGGGAATTGCAGGATTTGAGGATTCTTAGCAGccgaaagaagaaaaagaaggttgAGGCGGAATGTGCCAAATTAAAAGAAACTGTAAAACGTGTGCTGGAGTTCAAGGAAACTTCACAGAACACTTCAAAAAAGTCACATCCCACCTTTTCATCCTTTAGCTTATCAGGCACTAAACTACCATCTTGGCAATCCTCTGTGCGCACTCCTGAAGGAGCCAAACATGCTTCATTAGAACTACCTCGCAAAACCGACAAAGGAATGAAACGTGCACCCTTGCGCCACTTGAGTGAACTATATCACGAGAGAGAATATAAACAGAAAGAACAATTTTATCATGAATCCCACAAGGATATTGGTAGTGTAAGGACCCAAGGGGATAGATTTGAGCCTGCAGCATTTCAGATGACTCAG AGCTCTGAAGCCTCGTGCCACTCTTCTTCCTGTGAAGCTACTGAAAGTACTGACACAGACCAAGAG ATGCAGATTGTAGAAGAACTGCATGCTGCTCGCATTGACAAAACGATGGCTTTGCCTGTGGTTCAGACTTGTGGAGAGCTGACCAACATGGAGATAGATCTTCCAGATGATGAATCAAATATGTCCGCTA GAACTCTTTCTGGCCTGAATAGTTTGATTGTGATTGATACTAATATAATGATCAGCCATCTGGAATTCATCAAGTCTTTGAAGAATACAGATATCCCAG GAGTTGGCAGATTTGTGCTTGTCATTCCCTGGGTCGTTTTGCAAGAACTGGATAACTTAAAAAGAGGGAAAATATTGGCAAAGGTTGGGCAAAAAGCAATCCCTGCAGTTCACTTCATCTACACTTGCCTGAAAAACCAAGATCCAAGGTTGTGGGGTCAATCTATGCAACTTGCTTCTCAGCAAACAC GTGGTTCCTGTGTTGAGAACAATGATGATCGTGTGTTGCAGTGCTGCCTGCAGTATCAGAACCTCTTTCCTCAAGCTGAAATTGTACTGATGAC GGATGATAAAAACCTGTGCAGCAAAGCCCTTGTCAGTGAAGTTAAGGCACTTAGCAAAGCAGACTTTGTTACTGCACTCCAGAAGCTGACTAGAGACACCATAATGCTGACTCAAGATGCTTCTAGCGGCCAGTCCCAGTCGGAAAGAG ATACGATAACCCAGAAGGCTGGGGATGAATTTGCTGATCCTGTTCCAATGATTGTTGATGACATTAAAGAAAGCTTGCAAGAAGTTTTATCTTGTATACTGGAAACTGAAATGAAGATTGCTTTTGGAGACCTTTGGGAAGAG gtagTGTATCATCACCCACCCTGGACATTAGCAAAGGTGTTGGAGTGCTACAAAAAACACTGGATGGCTGTTTTTGGAATGGTTATATCAAGAAACTTTCTTTCAACCATTGAATATCTACATGAACATCTCTGTAAAG cttctgTGGTTAAACCTTCAACAGTGAATGAGGTGCTCCAGGAATCTAAAATgctgttggaggagttcagctcaAGGTCAGAATATGATGGTATCCTTCCCAAGGCTTTAGCTCAGGTGAATAAACTGCTCAAGACGCTTGACAAG CCAGGTGCTGGACCAAATACTCCAGACACCCTCAAATCTACTTCAGGAACTACTGCTTGTGAACAAATGGAAGATGTAGCTTTGGTCCAGCACACACAGGATGTAGATACGTCCTTGTCGCCTAAGCCTTTAGCCCAAGGAAACAGGCATGTGGAAATCTGGTCTGTCCTTGAAAGCGTCTGGAACACAATAAACCTATTCAG